The Hydrogenimonas thermophila genome has a window encoding:
- a CDS encoding ABC transporter ATP-binding protein, which produces MKKVLEVKNVTKIFKMYNNNFDRLKELFTNKSYHKEFIANNNISFDLYQGETLGIIGVNGAGKSTILKQIAGVLEPTSGKIIRHGRVTALLELGTGFNDQMTGRENIYLNGSLIGMSYKECKEKEEQIIDFSELGDYIDEPIITYSSGMRMRLAFSIAIFSKPQILIVDEALSVGDAHFSAKCTRALKDRKKENMSIIYVSHDLNSLKLLCDRVVLLNHGEIIKIGDPENVINSYNYLIAKLNEKEEKIEIKSTKNNSFGTFDVEIKKVSIKGEKSKSNIISSGEIVDITINIDSKININDVTVGIMIRDKFGQDIFGTNTFYHNMKIDFKANKSYLCNFHFPLNIGIGKYSITAAVHSKDTHLEYCSHWLDNAAKFEVAGIIGSYFSGLCRLEPKLSLKECINE; this is translated from the coding sequence ATGAAAAAAGTCCTTGAAGTAAAGAATGTAACAAAAATATTTAAAATGTATAATAATAATTTCGATAGATTAAAAGAGCTATTTACAAATAAATCTTATCATAAAGAATTTATAGCGAATAACAATATATCTTTTGATTTATATCAAGGTGAAACTCTTGGTATAATTGGAGTAAATGGTGCAGGTAAATCAACTATTTTAAAACAAATAGCTGGAGTATTAGAGCCAACAAGTGGAAAAATAATTAGACATGGCAGGGTGACTGCACTTTTAGAGCTTGGTACAGGTTTTAATGACCAAATGACAGGAAGGGAAAATATTTACTTAAATGGCTCACTTATTGGAATGTCTTATAAAGAATGTAAGGAGAAAGAAGAACAAATTATAGATTTTAGTGAATTAGGTGATTATATAGATGAGCCTATTATAACATACTCATCTGGAATGAGAATGCGCTTAGCATTTTCTATTGCTATCTTTTCAAAACCACAAATCCTTATAGTAGATGAAGCACTCTCAGTTGGAGATGCCCATTTCAGTGCAAAGTGTACAAGAGCACTAAAAGATAGAAAAAAGGAAAATATGAGTATAATTTATGTTTCACATGATTTGAATTCTCTAAAACTTCTTTGCGACAGAGTAGTATTGCTTAATCATGGTGAAATTATAAAAATAGGTGACCCTGAAAATGTAATAAACTCATATAATTATCTTATTGCTAAATTAAATGAAAAAGAAGAGAAAATAGAAATAAAAAGCACCAAGAATAACTCTTTTGGAACTTTTGATGTAGAGATAAAAAAAGTTAGTATAAAAGGTGAGAAATCTAAATCTAATATTATTAGTTCTGGAGAGATTGTTGATATAACGATTAATATTGATTCTAAAATTAATATTAATGACGTAACTGTCGGCATAATGATACGTGACAAATTTGGTCAAGATATATTTGGGACAAACACATTTTATCATAACATGAAAATTGATTTTAAAGCTAATAAAAGCTATTTATGTAATTTTCATTTCCCTTTAAATATAGGTATTGGAAAGTATAGTATTACTGCTGCAGTACACTCAAAAGATACTCATCTTGAATATTGCTCTCATTGGCTTGATAATGCAGCAAAATTTGAAGTAGCTGGAATTATAGGAAGTTATTTTAGTGGGTTATGTAGACTTGAACCAAAATTATCACTGAAAGAGTGCATAAATGAATAA
- a CDS encoding glycosyltransferase family 4 protein: MIYFDISILYKARANTGIQRVLKEIIKRFIENNEYCINIIVFNEKVQKFNTIKKSSFLKYLTCENVKTFNFEIESTISIDDIASVDYQKKRNIFFDIDAYWNNHLKRTYLYPKLKQRNIIICNIVHDLVPVMFPYYMEKNTLRNFIINLSATYKYSDITFFPSRSTELDYFNIADKLNINVNGVTRVIKWGSEISNKKILNNLSNDINKLLVSKYILFVGTLEPRKGQQLLLNVFEKITEQHKDVNLVFIGKEGWNNNEFIMKLKQHYLLYKKIFWLDKINDNQLIEFYKHAFLTVYLSDYEGFGLPVAESLAHKNIIITSKNSSIYEVGKDFADYINYNSENELYELINIYLTDDLLYKQKKQFIRNNYKPYSWDSTYNSIITIFNNLTNDQIKIKNKNKKLQFVFISINLNNIEKTITEIDKYINFVKEYIVITRRELVDKFKNIKTKYKIIIINEEELLNELYKDFINKDHVSKNWLLRVSLLNIEELDEEFIMLDDDNRPLVEIDIKHFIENNKYKAYYFYDLLDWSCYITDYDIGQHNMKEVLDKDMMELLSYSSHKPQIINKTLFKEAVNKYFEIGLKKPIDEWSIYFNYAVSNYPHLFRKLKYDTLSWPQHPSNWKQKYIPDNYLFENFYEDNIKGNYKKKINHKKKELEPYLETEKFEEEDKKFYRLFNMVHGVMTFKYKNSNIYIFNIPYFIRAKNKSWKKLHINYKAINLNNKKVSLMYIINKKNGASTELFIQNNYEDRVIEFGISCESLKPGEYDLLIDISIDGIQLFGEKSPYLVKLFVK, translated from the coding sequence ATGATATATTTTGATATTTCAATTTTATACAAAGCAAGAGCAAATACTGGTATTCAAAGAGTTTTAAAAGAAATAATAAAAAGATTTATAGAAAATAATGAGTATTGTATTAACATAATTGTTTTTAATGAAAAAGTTCAAAAATTTAATACAATAAAAAAAAGTTCTTTTTTAAAGTATTTAACATGTGAAAATGTTAAAACTTTTAATTTTGAGATTGAGTCAACAATTAGTATTGATGATATTGCCAGTGTTGATTATCAAAAAAAAAGAAATATATTTTTTGATATAGATGCTTATTGGAATAATCATTTAAAAAGAACTTATTTGTATCCAAAATTAAAACAACGCAACATTATTATATGTAATATTGTACATGATTTAGTTCCAGTGATGTTTCCATATTATATGGAAAAGAATACATTAAGAAATTTTATAATTAATTTATCAGCAACATATAAATATAGCGATATAACCTTCTTTCCTTCTCGATCGACTGAATTAGATTATTTTAATATTGCTGACAAATTAAATATTAATGTTAATGGTGTTACAAGAGTTATTAAATGGGGTTCAGAAATTTCCAATAAAAAAATATTAAACAATTTATCAAATGATATAAATAAACTTTTGGTCTCTAAATATATATTGTTTGTTGGGACATTAGAACCTAGAAAAGGACAACAACTTCTTTTAAATGTATTTGAGAAAATAACTGAACAACATAAAGATGTTAATTTAGTATTTATAGGTAAAGAAGGATGGAATAATAATGAATTTATTATGAAATTAAAACAACATTATTTGCTTTATAAGAAAATTTTCTGGCTAGATAAAATAAATGATAATCAATTAATAGAATTTTATAAACATGCGTTTTTAACAGTATATTTATCTGATTATGAAGGTTTTGGATTGCCTGTAGCAGAAAGCTTAGCACATAAAAATATTATTATTACATCTAAAAACAGTTCAATATATGAAGTCGGAAAGGACTTTGCAGATTACATAAATTATAATTCAGAAAATGAATTGTATGAACTAATTAATATTTATTTAACTGATGACTTACTCTATAAGCAAAAAAAACAGTTTATACGCAATAATTATAAACCATATTCTTGGGATTCAACTTATAATTCAATAATAACTATATTCAATAACTTAACAAATGATCAAATAAAAATAAAAAATAAAAATAAAAAATTACAATTTGTATTTATTAGTATTAATTTAAATAATATTGAAAAAACAATTACCGAAATTGACAAATATATAAATTTTGTAAAAGAATATATTGTTATAACTAGGCGTGAATTAGTAGATAAATTTAAAAATATTAAAACAAAATATAAAATTATAATAATAAATGAGGAGGAGTTATTAAATGAATTATATAAAGATTTTATTAATAAAGATCATGTATCTAAAAATTGGTTGCTTAGAGTATCTTTATTAAATATTGAAGAATTAGATGAAGAATTTATAATGTTAGATGATGATAATAGACCTTTAGTAGAAATAGATATAAAACATTTTATTGAGAATAATAAATACAAAGCATATTATTTTTATGATTTGTTAGATTGGAGTTGTTATATAACTGACTATGATATAGGTCAGCATAATATGAAAGAAGTTTTAGATAAAGACATGATGGAGTTATTATCATATTCTTCTCATAAACCTCAAATTATTAATAAAACTTTATTTAAAGAAGCAGTTAATAAATATTTTGAAATTGGACTTAAGAAGCCTATTGATGAATGGAGTATATATTTTAATTATGCAGTTTCAAACTATCCACATCTATTTAGAAAACTAAAATATGACACATTGAGCTGGCCACAGCATCCGTCTAATTGGAAGCAAAAATATATACCTGATAATTATTTATTTGAAAATTTTTATGAAGACAACATTAAAGGAAACTATAAAAAAAAGATTAATCATAAGAAAAAAGAACTTGAACCATATTTAGAAACTGAAAAATTTGAGGAAGAAGATAAAAAATTCTATAGATTATTTAATATGGTACATGGTGTTATGACTTTTAAATATAAAAACTCTAATATATACATATTTAATATTCCTTATTTTATTAGAGCTAAAAATAAAAGTTGGAAAAAACTACATATAAATTATAAAGCAATTAATTTGAATAATAAAAAAGTTAGTTTAATGTACATAATTAATAAAAAAAATGGAGCTAGTACAGAGTTGTTTATACAGAACAATTATGAAGACAGAGTAATTGAATTTGGAATAAGTTGTGAATCATTAAAACCAGGCGAATATGATTTGCTAATTGATATTAGTATTGATGGAATACAATTATTTGGTGAAAAGTCTCCATATCTTGTAAAGTTGTTTGTAAAATGA
- a CDS encoding glycosyltransferase family 4 protein: MKKIIINAIPLLSKKTGVGRYIYEITKSIINSNEFKLSFYYGYISEEFLDNSKIQNTFLKKIILKFDFLKRIVRKILIFYSRFNKKKYELYWEPNFIPYKGIKADKLIISVHDFSFILYKDFHPKERVEYFENNFFPNIYRSDVIICFSYFTKKEILDILKIDEKKVKVIYHGVDHNLFKVYNDFNINFTLPKKFIFCVGSIEPRKNLLGLLNAYNQLDENIKEKYKLVLVGFKGWNNDSIMDMINKNNKYVHYLGFISDKELAKVYNLASLFVYPSFYEGFGLPVLEAMACGTPVITSNVSSLPEVGGDAVVYCNPYDVVDIKNKIKMVLNNENLQEEMIKKGLKRAQEFTWEKAAEEHIKVFKEVLDS; encoded by the coding sequence ATGAAGAAAATTATAATAAATGCTATTCCTTTATTATCAAAAAAAACTGGCGTAGGAAGATATATCTATGAAATTACTAAATCAATAATTAATAGTAATGAATTCAAATTATCATTTTATTATGGGTATATATCTGAAGAATTTTTAGATAATTCAAAAATTCAAAATACATTTTTAAAAAAAATTATTCTCAAATTTGACTTTTTAAAAAGAATAGTAAGAAAAATATTGATTTTTTATAGTAGATTTAATAAGAAAAAGTATGAATTATATTGGGAACCAAACTTTATACCTTATAAAGGGATAAAAGCAGATAAATTAATTATATCAGTACATGATTTTTCTTTTATTCTGTATAAAGACTTTCATCCAAAAGAAAGAGTTGAATATTTTGAAAATAACTTTTTTCCAAATATATACAGAAGTGACGTAATAATATGTTTTTCTTATTTTACAAAGAAGGAGATACTAGATATATTAAAAATAGATGAAAAAAAAGTAAAAGTAATTTATCATGGTGTTGATCATAATTTATTTAAAGTTTATAATGATTTTAATATTAATTTTACTTTACCAAAAAAATTCATTTTTTGTGTTGGCAGCATAGAACCTAGAAAAAACTTACTTGGATTACTTAATGCATACAATCAACTTGACGAAAATATAAAAGAAAAATATAAATTGGTATTAGTTGGCTTTAAAGGATGGAATAACGATAGTATTATGGATATGATAAATAAAAATAACAAGTATGTTCATTATCTAGGTTTTATTTCTGATAAAGAGTTAGCAAAAGTATATAATTTGGCTTCTTTGTTTGTCTATCCATCTTTTTATGAAGGTTTTGGTTTACCAGTTCTTGAAGCTATGGCTTGTGGAACTCCCGTAATAACATCAAATGTATCATCTTTGCCAGAAGTTGGAGGTGATGCTGTAGTGTATTGCAACCCTTATGATGTAGTTGATATAAAAAATAAGATAAAAATGGTTTTAAATAATGAAAATCTTCAAGAAGAGATGATTAAAAAAGGATTAAAAAGAGCACAAGAGTTTACTTGGGAAAAAGCAGCTGAAGAACATATAAAAGTTTTTAAAGAGGTTTTAGATAGTTGA
- a CDS encoding ABC transporter permease, which produces MKHNILLAFDFAKRELKAKYVGTSIGQFWYLLSPLIMIFIYSVIFSDFMKMKLDIVDNSYAYSIYLIPGLLAWTSFSTIVMRLNNSFLEKANLIKKINVPMYSFQLGIVLSELFMFFISMLLGVIFLVIVKQPITVEFLWLPIIMVLQTIFAFGIGVIFSLFTPFFKDLKEIIPIIIQLWFWMTPIIYLNTMLQNKYPKLLIYNPIYYFIEVYQNIFLFAKPPSIDKILIVLLLSFTTLFIAIYFYKKMVSTIKDII; this is translated from the coding sequence ATGAAACATAATATTTTGCTAGCTTTTGATTTTGCAAAAAGGGAATTAAAAGCAAAATATGTAGGTACTAGTATAGGACAGTTTTGGTATTTATTGTCTCCATTAATTATGATATTTATTTACTCAGTAATTTTTTCAGATTTTATGAAAATGAAATTAGACATAGTTGATAATAGTTATGCATATAGCATATATCTTATTCCTGGACTTTTAGCTTGGACTTCATTTAGTACTATAGTGATGAGATTAAATAATTCCTTTTTAGAAAAAGCAAACTTGATTAAGAAAATTAATGTACCAATGTATTCATTTCAGTTGGGTATAGTGTTAAGTGAGTTATTTATGTTTTTCATTTCTATGTTATTAGGAGTTATATTTTTAGTAATAGTTAAACAACCAATTACAGTAGAATTCTTATGGTTACCTATAATTATGGTATTGCAAACTATATTTGCTTTTGGAATTGGAGTAATATTTTCTTTATTTACCCCTTTTTTTAAGGATTTAAAAGAGATTATACCGATAATAATACAATTATGGTTTTGGATGACTCCTATAATTTATTTAAATACAATGTTGCAAAATAAATATCCTAAACTATTAATTTATAATCCAATATATTATTTTATTGAAGTGTATCAAAATATTTTTTTATTTGCTAAACCACCATCAATTGATAAAATATTAATTGTTTTATTGTTGTCATTTACAACACTTTTTATAGCTATTTATTTTTACAAAAAAATGGTATCCACAATAAAGGATATTATTTAA
- a CDS encoding methyltransferase domain-containing protein, producing the protein MNKMKIDNSIESLMNKIKHDVEKRKNIINTYKNKRNTNLVFTPQKNIINKRDIPFVYKDIYEYSDFTKFQDIEFIKNLYKGILRREVDSNGLEYYLKLLRSGDKSKSEIVSLIRYSKEGRRKNIKILGSKKRFFQAVLYKVPLIGYMSKIFITICTLPRLLKRLNSYESYIAQESIINYKNDLLLETALHQKTEELEEKLDEKVKELEEKLDEKVKELEEKLDEKVKELEEKLDKKVEEKDFELYLETVYSIKEYMRNSQKKLQDLINEAEKRLPREILNEKELLTIVREKKHKYDSFYVEFEDKFRGSREDIKQRVKVYLPYIEKLLVKSKENIKILDIGCGRGEWIELLTENGYSAKGIDINRVMVDRSKKLGLDVLEADAIEYLQTLKNESLTVVTGFHIIEHLSFDILMKLFEESYRVLKKGGMIIFETPNPENIIVGACNFYIDPTHKNPIPPVTSKFIAEKCNFKDVKIKYLNGNFGVNFTDKFIDNQFGSQLDYAVIAYK; encoded by the coding sequence ATGAATAAAATGAAAATTGATAACTCTATTGAAAGTTTAATGAATAAAATTAAACATGATGTAGAAAAAAGAAAAAATATTATTAATACTTATAAAAATAAGAGAAATACAAATTTAGTGTTTACTCCCCAAAAAAATATTATCAATAAAAGAGATATACCTTTTGTATATAAAGATATTTATGAATATTCAGATTTTACAAAATTTCAGGATATTGAGTTTATTAAAAATTTATATAAAGGTATATTAAGAAGAGAAGTAGATTCAAATGGCCTAGAATATTATTTAAAATTATTAAGAAGTGGAGATAAAAGTAAAAGTGAAATAGTTTCTTTAATAAGATATTCAAAGGAGGGGAGAAGAAAAAATATAAAAATACTTGGTTCTAAAAAAAGATTCTTTCAAGCAGTTTTATATAAAGTTCCATTAATAGGCTATATGTCTAAAATTTTTATTACTATATGTACTTTGCCTAGATTATTAAAAAGATTAAATAGTTATGAAAGTTATATCGCACAAGAATCAATAATAAACTATAAAAATGATTTATTGCTTGAAACAGCATTACATCAGAAAACTGAAGAGTTAGAAGAAAAATTAGATGAAAAGGTTAAAGAGTTAGAAGAAAAATTAGATGAAAAGGTTAAAGAGTTAGAAGAAAAATTAGATGAAAAGGTTAAAGAGTTAGAAGAAAAATTAGATAAAAAAGTTGAAGAAAAAGATTTTGAATTATACTTAGAAACTGTATATTCTATAAAAGAATATATGAGGAATTCTCAAAAAAAACTACAAGATCTTATAAACGAAGCAGAAAAAAGATTGCCAAGAGAAATTTTAAATGAAAAAGAATTACTAACTATAGTAAGAGAGAAAAAGCATAAGTATGATTCTTTTTATGTAGAATTTGAAGATAAATTTAGAGGCTCAAGAGAAGATATTAAGCAAAGAGTAAAAGTATATTTGCCTTATATTGAAAAGTTATTAGTTAAATCTAAAGAAAATATTAAAATATTAGATATTGGATGTGGTAGAGGAGAATGGATAGAGTTATTAACAGAAAATGGTTATAGTGCAAAAGGTATAGATATTAATCGTGTAATGGTTGATAGATCAAAAAAACTAGGTTTAGATGTTCTAGAAGCAGATGCAATTGAATACCTGCAGACATTAAAAAATGAATCATTAACAGTTGTAACTGGTTTTCATATTATTGAACACCTTTCTTTTGATATACTTATGAAACTTTTTGAAGAGAGTTATAGAGTTCTAAAAAAAGGTGGAATGATAATTTTTGAGACACCAAATCCTGAAAATATTATTGTTGGTGCTTGCAATTTTTATATTGATCCTACGCATAAAAATCCAATACCACCTGTTACTAGTAAATTTATTGCTGAAAAATGTAATTTCAAAGATGTAAAAATTAAATATTTAAATGGAAATTTTGGAGTTAACTTTACTGATAAATTTATTGATAATCAGTTTGGAAGTCAATTAGACTATGCTGTTATTGCATATAAATAA
- a CDS encoding glycosyltransferase: MKVAIVHDWLVTNAGAEKVLKAILDIFSSADVFSLVDFLKNKDRKNILNGKYAKTSFVQNLPFAKRHFRNYLPLFPRAIESLNLGGYDLIISSSWAVAKGIKKDKNQLHICYCHTPIRYAWDLYEEYTSNLKQPKKFLVQKTLKYIREWDIKSNSRVDFFIANSIYVKERIKRIYKRDAVVIYPPVDIDKFTLYTKKEDFYLTASRLVPYKKTRLIVEAFNKMPNKKLIVIGDGEELTYIKNIAKNNITVLGYQKDEVLINYMQRAKAFIYAAVEDFGIVPIEAHACGTPVIALNEGGTAETIIENLNGIHFKKQSDLDIIEAVNRFEALKFDYKKIRESSLKYRMFQKEFKEFIDRQCKNIF, from the coding sequence ATGAAAGTAGCAATAGTACATGATTGGCTTGTAACAAATGCAGGTGCTGAGAAAGTATTAAAAGCCATTTTAGACATTTTTTCTAGTGCTGATGTCTTTAGTTTAGTTGATTTTTTAAAAAATAAAGATAGAAAAAATATATTAAATGGTAAATATGCAAAAACTTCATTTGTTCAAAATTTACCATTTGCAAAGAGACATTTTAGAAACTATTTGCCACTTTTTCCAAGAGCTATTGAAAGTTTGAATCTGGGTGGATATGATTTAATAATCTCATCGTCTTGGGCAGTAGCTAAAGGGATAAAAAAAGATAAAAATCAGCTTCATATATGTTATTGTCATACTCCAATAAGATATGCTTGGGACCTTTATGAAGAATATACTTCAAATTTAAAGCAACCAAAAAAATTTTTAGTCCAAAAGACTTTAAAATATATTAGAGAATGGGATATTAAGAGTAATAGTAGGGTTGACTTTTTTATAGCAAACTCCATTTATGTAAAAGAGAGAATAAAAAGAATTTATAAAAGAGATGCTGTTGTTATTTATCCACCTGTTGATATAGATAAATTTACTCTTTACACAAAAAAAGAGGATTTTTATTTAACTGCTTCTAGACTTGTTCCTTATAAAAAAACCAGATTGATTGTAGAAGCTTTTAACAAAATGCCAAATAAAAAGTTAATTGTTATAGGTGATGGTGAAGAATTAACATATATTAAAAATATTGCTAAGAATAATATAACAGTTTTAGGGTATCAAAAAGATGAAGTTTTAATAAATTATATGCAAAGAGCCAAGGCTTTTATCTATGCTGCTGTTGAAGATTTTGGAATAGTACCTATAGAAGCACATGCTTGTGGTACTCCAGTTATTGCTCTCAATGAAGGTGGTACAGCTGAAACTATAATCGAAAATTTAAATGGTATACATTTTAAAAAACAGAGTGATTTAGATATAATTGAGGCAGTTAATAGGTTTGAAGCTTTAAAGTTTGATTATAAGAAAATCAGAGAAAGTAGTTTGAAGTATAGAATGTTTCAAAAAGAATTTAAAGAGTTTATTGATAGACAATGCAAAAATATATTTTAA
- a CDS encoding mannose-1-phosphate guanylyltransferase/mannose-6-phosphate isomerase, with protein sequence MTNIVLCGGNGTRLWPLSRKLMPKQFIKLFDEKSLFQLTIERNDVCCSKKLIISNTEQYFLALDQIEELDNAKLKTSHNTNYYRESSTFLLEPIGKNTAPAIALACFSLNLEDVVLVSPSDHLIKDSISYEKVLLKAEKLAQEGFLVTFGIKPRYAETGFGYIEADGTDVKAFHEKPDESTAQKYLKAGNYYWNSGIFCFKAGVFLEELKKYSPEIYEMAKLAYESSKEEKDIIRINYNDMIKIPEDSIDYAVMENSKIVKVVIADFGWNDLGSFDALYEELPKDENGNTLNSDYISIDSKNNLVFCDTRKIATIDIENTIIVDTGDAILISKKGSSQKVKKVVEEIKKDTELHNIHLTAHRPWGTYTVLEDTPGYKIKKIVVKPGKRLSLQKHFHRSEHWIVVSGTATVTVGDRKYLVRPNESTYIKMGEVHRLENEGKIDVVLIEAQVGEYTGEDDIVRIEDDFKRF encoded by the coding sequence ATGACAAATATTGTTTTATGTGGTGGCAACGGGACCAGGCTTTGGCCATTAAGCCGAAAATTGATGCCAAAGCAATTTATAAAATTATTTGATGAAAAGTCTCTTTTTCAGCTTACTATAGAAAGAAATGATGTATGCTGTAGCAAAAAGTTGATAATTTCAAATACTGAACAATATTTTTTAGCGCTAGATCAAATAGAAGAACTAGATAATGCAAAGCTAAAAACTTCTCATAATACAAACTATTATAGAGAAAGTTCAACATTTTTGTTGGAGCCAATTGGAAAAAACACTGCACCGGCTATTGCACTCGCTTGTTTCTCTCTAAATCTTGAAGATGTTGTATTAGTCTCTCCATCTGATCATCTTATAAAAGACAGTATCAGTTATGAAAAGGTTTTGCTAAAAGCTGAAAAATTAGCTCAAGAGGGGTTTTTAGTTACGTTTGGTATTAAACCAAGGTATGCTGAAACTGGCTTTGGATATATTGAAGCAGATGGTACAGATGTAAAAGCATTCCATGAAAAGCCAGATGAATCAACTGCTCAAAAATATTTAAAAGCAGGAAATTACTATTGGAATAGTGGCATATTCTGCTTTAAAGCAGGAGTTTTTTTAGAAGAGTTAAAAAAATATTCACCTGAAATTTATGAAATGGCAAAATTAGCCTATGAGAGTAGTAAAGAAGAAAAAGATATTATTAGAATAAATTATAATGATATGATAAAAATTCCAGAAGATAGCATAGATTATGCTGTAATGGAAAATAGTAAAATAGTTAAAGTAGTAATTGCTGATTTTGGATGGAATGATTTAGGAAGTTTTGATGCATTGTATGAAGAGTTACCAAAAGATGAAAATGGTAATACGCTTAACTCAGATTATATATCTATAGATAGTAAAAACAACTTAGTATTTTGTGATACTAGGAAGATAGCAACAATTGACATTGAAAATACAATTATAGTAGATACGGGTGACGCAATTCTCATATCAAAAAAAGGCTCTTCTCAAAAAGTAAAAAAAGTTGTTGAAGAGATTAAAAAAGATACAGAGTTACATAATATTCATCTTACTGCTCATCGTCCTTGGGGAACATATACAGTATTAGAAGATACACCAGGCTATAAAATAAAAAAAATAGTAGTAAAACCAGGAAAAAGGCTTTCGCTTCAAAAACATTTTCATAGAAGTGAGCATTGGATAGTAGTGAGCGGCACAGCAACAGTAACAGTAGGCGATAGAAAATATTTAGTACGACCAAATGAGTCTACATACATAAAAATGGGAGAAGTGCATAGGCTTGAGAATGAAGGAAAAATAGATGTAGTTCTCATAGAAGCTCAAGTAGGCGAATATACAGGTGAGGATGATATTGTTAGAATTGAAGATGATTTTAAGAGATTTTAA
- a CDS encoding exopolysaccharide biosynthesis polyprenyl glycosylphosphotransferase, with product MQKYILKSLLIISDIIWMITVFYIVFYIRQNLNIETLPEFSSIALKDFSFVIFIILLLFYYEKIYDFRFDFWQDTLKIFKSLVISFLIVFSILALTKTNLEFSRLFIILYFIIAFITFPFFKRFIKSVLFRFDYFKEKVLIIGKESEKKIFEKELKENWYLGSIYSNEDFDKVIILSEGFSIQELSNLIEVYLEKVSEIFIVPYLKDINFIHSNILEYSNVRLNTIQVQNKLLIKKNLIIKNLIDKIISLIILPFFILLHIFIFVLIKLDSKGSVFFKQKRLGKDGKIFEVYKYRTMYKDGDKLLKKYLQLNPYEIEHYKKFHKYQNDPRVTKVGKFLRTTSLDELPQIINVLKGEMNFVGPRPYMIDEEKKLGEHKELILKVKPGITGLWQVSGRNELEFKQRIELEMWYIKNWSIWADLVILMKTIKVVLKKTGAK from the coding sequence ATGCAAAAATATATTTTAAAAAGCTTACTAATTATAAGTGACATTATATGGATGATTACTGTTTTTTATATTGTTTTTTATATTAGACAAAATTTAAATATAGAAACATTACCTGAATTTTCCTCAATAGCATTAAAAGATTTTTCATTTGTGATTTTTATAATTTTATTACTTTTTTATTATGAAAAAATATATGATTTTAGATTTGATTTTTGGCAAGATACATTAAAGATATTTAAATCTTTAGTTATATCCTTTTTAATAGTTTTTTCAATTTTAGCTTTAACTAAAACAAATTTAGAATTTTCTAGATTGTTTATTATATTATATTTCATAATTGCATTTATTACTTTTCCATTTTTTAAAAGATTTATAAAAAGTGTGCTTTTTAGGTTTGATTATTTCAAAGAGAAAGTACTGATAATTGGTAAGGAAAGTGAAAAAAAGATATTTGAAAAAGAGTTAAAAGAAAATTGGTATTTAGGTTCTATTTATAGCAATGAAGACTTTGATAAAGTTATAATACTTTCTGAAGGGTTTTCAATTCAAGAGTTAAGTAATCTAATAGAAGTATATTTAGAAAAAGTAAGTGAAATATTTATAGTACCATATTTAAAAGATATAAATTTTATTCATTCGAATATATTGGAATATTCTAACGTTCGTTTAAATACTATTCAAGTACAAAACAAGCTTTTAATTAAAAAAAATTTAATTATAAAAAATTTAATTGATAAAATTATTAGCTTAATAATACTTCCATTTTTTATTTTATTACATATTTTCATATTTGTCTTAATTAAGTTAGATTCTAAAGGAAGTGTGTTTTTTAAGCAAAAAAGACTTGGTAAAGATGGAAAAATTTTTGAAGTATATAAGTATAGAACTATGTATAAAGATGGAGATAAATTATTAAAGAAATATTTGCAACTAAATCCATATGAGATTGAACATTATAAAAAATTTCATAAATATCAAAATGATCCAAGAGTTACAAAAGTTGGTAAATTTTTAAGAACCACATCTTTGGATGAGTTACCTCAAATAATTAATGTGTTAAAGGGAGAGATGAATTTCGTAGGTCCAAGACCTTACATGATAGATGAAGAAAAAAAACTTGGAGAACATAAAGAACTAATATTAAAAGTAAAACCTGGTATAACTGGTCTTTGGCAAGTAAGTGGTAGAAATGAACTTGAGTTTAAACAAAGAATTGAATTAGAAATGTGGTACATCAAAAATTGGTCAATTTGGGCTGATCTTGTAATTTTAATGAAGACTATTAAAGTTGTATTAAAAAAGACTGGTGCTAAATAA